The following proteins are co-located in the Granulicella pectinivorans genome:
- a CDS encoding sigma-70 family RNA polymerase sigma factor, whose protein sequence is MSTASTLIPAVPLVPEEIHPDVALVARAKEGDTAAFEQLVRQYDRQVFRVAQHITQNREDAEDITQDAFLKAYEKLDQFQGNSKFSTWLVRIAVNESLMRLRKRKTSKTVSMDENVQTDEGSIPRDFADWSPNPEQQFGTSELGEILRKTIQGLPPGFRTVFTLRDIENLSTEETAEALGLSVPAVKSRLLRARLQLRERLSRYFRQNKNEGPKP, encoded by the coding sequence ATGTCAACGGCATCGACCCTCATCCCGGCAGTTCCGCTCGTCCCCGAGGAGATCCATCCCGACGTGGCGCTCGTCGCACGCGCCAAAGAAGGCGACACCGCCGCCTTTGAGCAGCTTGTCCGTCAGTACGACCGGCAGGTCTTCCGCGTAGCCCAGCACATCACCCAGAACCGCGAAGACGCCGAAGACATTACGCAGGATGCCTTCCTGAAGGCCTACGAGAAGCTCGACCAGTTTCAGGGAAACTCCAAATTCTCCACCTGGCTCGTCCGCATCGCCGTCAACGAGAGCCTGATGCGCCTGCGCAAGCGCAAGACCTCCAAGACCGTCTCGATGGACGAAAACGTCCAGACCGACGAGGGATCGATCCCCCGCGACTTCGCCGACTGGAGCCCCAATCCGGAGCAGCAATTCGGCACCTCAGAGCTCGGAGAGATCCTGCGCAAGACAATTCAGGGTCTTCCCCCAGGTTTCCGAACCGTTTTCACACTGAGGGACATCGAAAACCTGTCGACGGAAGAGACCGCCGAGGCGCTTGGTTTAAGCGTACCCGCCGTCAAGTCGAGACTTTTACGAGCGCGCCTGCAGTTGCGGGAGCGTCTCAGCCGGTATTTCCGGCAGAATAAGAACGAGGGGCCCAAGCCGTGA